The following coding sequences are from one Arthrobacter sp. 24S4-2 window:
- a CDS encoding holo-ACP synthase, producing MIVGIGVDVVDIERFGRQLERTPGLRDRLFVPAERELNTRSLAARFAAKEAVAKVLGAPAGMNWQDCWIGLDQNGPTIQVKGTVLAVAESKGVKRWHLSMSHDGGIATATVLAEG from the coding sequence ATGATTGTAGGCATTGGCGTAGACGTCGTAGACATTGAACGGTTCGGGCGGCAGCTGGAACGTACCCCCGGACTCCGGGACAGGCTGTTTGTCCCAGCCGAGCGTGAGCTGAACACGCGTTCCCTGGCCGCGCGTTTTGCGGCCAAGGAAGCGGTGGCCAAGGTCCTGGGTGCTCCGGCGGGCATGAACTGGCAGGACTGCTGGATCGGTCTGGACCAGAACGGACCCACGATCCAGGTCAAGGGCACGGTGCTGGCCGTTGCGGAATCCAAGGGCGTCAAGCGCTGGCACCTGTCGATGAGCCACGACGGCGGGATCGCCACGGCGACCGTCCTCGCGGAGGGCTGA
- the glmM gene encoding phosphoglucosamine mutase, with protein sequence MSRLFGTDGVRGLANGLLTAELAMQLAQAAAVVLGHKRNTNGARPRAVVARDPRASGEFISAAVSAGLSSSGIDVYDAGVLPTPAAAYLVADLNADFGVMISASHNPAPDNGIKFFARGGQKLPDEVEDAIEEQMGRDAFRPTGSDVGRISTFSDAEDRYIVHLLGTLPHRLDGLKIVLDCANGAASGCSPQLFNDAGAEIVVIGADPDGLNINDGVGSTHLGPLQRAVVEHGADLGIAHDGDADRCLAIDHEGNEVDGDQIMAILALALKESGKLKDNVLVATVMSNLGLKIALRNAGISIRETAVGDRYVLEEMRDGGFNLGGEQSGHVIFADHATTGDGLLTGLQLAAQVALTGRSLKELATVMTKLPQLMINVKNVDKARAGTDEGVLAAVAEASEELGETGRVLLRPSGTEALVRVMVEAADMPTAERICKRLATVVEERLAVAPAV encoded by the coding sequence ATGTCTAGATTATTTGGAACAGATGGTGTCCGGGGCCTTGCTAACGGCCTGCTCACAGCGGAGCTGGCAATGCAGCTGGCCCAGGCGGCCGCCGTCGTCCTCGGCCACAAGCGCAATACCAACGGTGCCCGGCCGCGCGCCGTGGTGGCCCGGGATCCGCGTGCGAGCGGCGAGTTCATCTCCGCTGCCGTCTCGGCCGGGCTCTCCAGCTCCGGAATCGACGTGTACGACGCCGGCGTGCTTCCCACTCCGGCCGCCGCCTACCTCGTGGCCGACCTCAACGCAGACTTCGGCGTGATGATCTCCGCCTCCCACAACCCGGCGCCGGACAACGGCATCAAGTTCTTCGCCAGGGGCGGCCAGAAGCTCCCTGACGAGGTTGAGGACGCCATCGAGGAACAGATGGGTAGGGACGCATTCCGCCCCACCGGAAGCGACGTGGGCCGCATTTCGACCTTCTCCGACGCCGAGGACCGGTACATCGTGCACCTGCTGGGCACTCTGCCGCACCGCCTCGACGGGCTGAAGATCGTCCTCGACTGCGCCAACGGCGCCGCCAGCGGCTGTTCCCCGCAGCTCTTCAACGACGCCGGGGCCGAGATAGTGGTCATCGGCGCTGATCCCGACGGACTGAACATCAACGACGGCGTGGGCTCAACTCACTTGGGCCCCCTCCAGCGCGCAGTGGTGGAGCACGGCGCCGACCTGGGCATCGCGCACGACGGCGACGCCGACCGGTGCCTGGCCATCGACCACGAAGGCAACGAGGTGGACGGTGACCAGATCATGGCCATCCTCGCCCTGGCATTGAAGGAATCCGGCAAACTCAAGGACAACGTCCTGGTGGCCACGGTCATGAGCAACCTCGGCTTGAAGATCGCCCTCCGCAACGCCGGCATCAGCATCCGCGAGACCGCCGTGGGAGACCGCTACGTGCTCGAGGAAATGCGCGACGGCGGATTCAACCTGGGTGGCGAACAGTCCGGTCACGTTATTTTCGCCGATCACGCCACCACGGGTGATGGCCTCCTGACCGGCCTGCAGCTGGCCGCCCAGGTGGCTCTCACCGGACGCTCGTTGAAGGAACTGGCCACCGTGATGACCAAGCTCCCGCAGCTGATGATCAACGTCAAGAACGTGGACAAAGCACGGGCGGGCACGGACGAGGGAGTCCTCGCTGCCGTGGCCGAGGCTTCCGAAGAGCTGGGAGAGACCGGCAGGGTGCTCCTGCGGCCCTCCGGAACAGAAGCCTTGGTCCGCGTCATGGTGGAGGCAGCCGACATGCCCACCGCCGAACGCATCTGCAAGCGGCTCGCCACTGTGGTGGAGGAACGCCTGGCGGTAGCGCCGGCCGTCTGA
- a CDS encoding bifunctional glycosyltransferase family 2/GtrA family protein has translation MTPSSGGLALEIVVPVFNEESVLEKSISRLANYLSQEMPSTWQITIADNASTDNTAAIAIRLSTQLPNVVYRRLQVKGRGHALRDAWGASTAKVLAYLDVDLSTDLAALPPLVAPLLSGHSDISIGTRLGATSRVSRGPKREFISRSYNFLLKRTMQVKFSDAQCGFKAIRADVARRLLPLVEDNGWFFDTELLIIAERSGLRIHEIPVDWVDDPDSRVDIKQTAVDDLRGLVRVGSALVKGTIPVQAIYAELGRRPFVPPGRPSFFGQVLRFGLVGAASTLAFALLYLVLQGPMGAQQANFMSLLLTAIGNTAANRRFTFGIRGPTRLFTQQIQGLVVFLLAWGITSSSLSILHGVYFDAAPSHELIVLTSANVLATLMRFVLLRLWVFRKHNSNESVRGITLAPSEKAAL, from the coding sequence ATGACACCTAGCTCTGGGGGCTTGGCGCTCGAAATCGTTGTACCGGTCTTTAACGAAGAGTCGGTGCTCGAAAAAAGCATCAGTCGGCTCGCCAATTACTTATCGCAGGAAATGCCTTCAACGTGGCAAATTACAATTGCGGATAATGCCAGTACCGATAATACGGCTGCCATTGCTATTCGTTTATCGACCCAACTGCCAAACGTTGTATATCGCAGACTCCAGGTCAAAGGCCGGGGCCATGCGCTGAGGGACGCGTGGGGGGCCTCGACCGCCAAAGTCCTCGCCTACCTCGATGTCGACCTCTCGACTGATCTAGCTGCTCTGCCGCCGCTAGTTGCACCTCTTCTGTCAGGCCACTCAGACATATCGATCGGCACCAGGTTGGGCGCTACTTCCAGGGTCAGCCGTGGTCCCAAGCGCGAATTCATTTCACGTTCGTATAACTTCCTTCTCAAGCGGACCATGCAGGTCAAGTTCTCCGACGCGCAGTGCGGGTTCAAGGCCATTCGGGCCGATGTTGCCCGTAGATTGCTTCCACTGGTCGAGGACAATGGCTGGTTCTTCGACACCGAGCTGCTGATCATTGCTGAGCGCTCAGGGCTGCGAATTCATGAAATACCGGTGGACTGGGTTGACGATCCGGATAGCAGGGTCGACATCAAACAGACGGCAGTTGATGATCTTCGGGGCCTAGTCCGGGTTGGCAGCGCGCTTGTAAAGGGGACAATTCCTGTTCAGGCGATCTACGCAGAACTTGGACGCAGACCGTTTGTGCCACCGGGAAGGCCAAGCTTCTTTGGCCAGGTGCTGCGATTTGGCTTGGTGGGAGCCGCGTCGACGCTCGCCTTTGCATTGCTCTACCTTGTTCTTCAGGGACCGATGGGAGCACAACAGGCGAACTTCATGTCCTTGTTGTTGACCGCAATTGGCAATACAGCGGCCAACCGCCGGTTTACGTTCGGCATCCGGGGCCCCACTAGGCTCTTTACCCAGCAAATCCAAGGGCTGGTTGTCTTCCTACTGGCCTGGGGAATTACATCGTCCTCGCTTTCGATTCTCCATGGCGTCTACTTCGATGCCGCTCCGAGCCATGAACTGATCGTTCTAACTTCGGCCAATGTTCTGGCCACCCTGATGAGATTCGTCTTGCTTCGGCTTTGGGTCTTCCGGAAGCACAACTCCAATGAGTCTGTCCGTGGAATCACATTGGCCCCGTCTGAAAAGGCAGCGCTGTGA
- the glgX gene encoding glycogen debranching protein GlgX, producing MEVWPGSAYPLGATFNGTGTNFALFSERAEKVELCLFDDKGAESRTELLEVDGYVWHCYLPHIQPGQKYGYRVHGPYDPDSGSRFNPNKLLLDPYAKAVHGQIDWDPALFSYNMGDPDSRNDADSAPHMMMGVVINPFFDWDGDHALRVPYHKSVIYEAHVKGLTQLHPEVPEDQRGTYAGVAHPSVISHLQKLGVTAIELMPVHQFVNDGILEDKGLNNYWGYNTIGFFAPHNTYSSTGDTGQQVQDFKAMVRSLHQAGIEVILDVVYNHTAEGNHLGPTLSFKGIDNAAYYRLMDGDEKHYMDYTGTGNSLNVRHPHSLQLLMDSLRYWVTEMHVDGFRFDLASTLAREFYDVDKLSTFFELIQQDPVVSQVKLIAEPWDVGPGGYQVGNFPPQWTEWNGKYRDTVRDFWRGEPATLGEFASRITGSADLYEHSGRRPVASINFVTAHDGFTLSDLVSYNEKHNEANGENNNDGESHNRSWNCGAEGPTDDPKVLGLRARQQRNFIASLLLSQGVPMLLHGDELGRTQQGNNNGYCQDSELTWINWDTVDQPLVEFTAAVNALRHKHPTFRRSRFFDGRPVLRGEGERLPDIEWLDVDASTMTPEDWDSGIGRSVGVFLNGDGIRGRDERGRRITDVNFVMYFNADDDEVKFTLPSDEHAPAWDIIIDTAGHNADTEPVMAGGVLAVDAKSLVVLRAHSTPEVEPDHSVAASLAALSQTTTSDTATLTSPVVPDRAASAKVMKSKPKPKPKKSKS from the coding sequence ATGGAAGTCTGGCCCGGATCGGCATACCCGCTGGGAGCCACCTTTAACGGCACTGGCACGAACTTTGCGCTGTTCAGCGAGAGGGCTGAAAAGGTGGAACTGTGCCTCTTCGACGACAAAGGCGCGGAGAGCCGGACCGAACTCCTTGAAGTAGATGGCTACGTATGGCACTGCTACCTTCCCCACATCCAACCGGGACAGAAATACGGGTACCGCGTCCACGGGCCGTACGATCCCGACTCCGGGAGCCGGTTCAACCCGAACAAGCTGCTGCTGGATCCGTATGCAAAGGCCGTGCACGGCCAGATCGACTGGGACCCGGCGCTGTTCTCCTACAACATGGGCGATCCCGATTCCCGCAACGATGCCGACTCCGCGCCGCACATGATGATGGGCGTCGTCATCAACCCGTTCTTCGACTGGGACGGCGACCACGCCCTCCGCGTGCCGTACCACAAATCGGTCATTTACGAGGCCCATGTCAAAGGCCTGACGCAGCTGCATCCGGAAGTGCCTGAGGACCAGCGCGGCACGTACGCCGGCGTGGCCCACCCCTCCGTCATCTCCCACCTGCAGAAGCTCGGTGTCACGGCGATCGAGCTCATGCCGGTGCACCAGTTCGTCAACGACGGCATCCTCGAAGACAAGGGCCTCAACAACTACTGGGGCTACAACACCATAGGCTTCTTCGCCCCGCACAACACGTACAGCTCCACGGGTGACACCGGCCAGCAGGTGCAGGACTTCAAAGCCATGGTCCGCTCGCTGCACCAGGCGGGCATCGAAGTGATCCTCGACGTCGTGTACAACCACACCGCCGAAGGAAACCACCTGGGCCCCACGCTCTCCTTCAAGGGCATCGACAACGCCGCCTACTACCGGCTCATGGACGGCGACGAGAAGCACTACATGGACTACACGGGCACCGGCAACTCGCTCAACGTCCGGCACCCCCACTCCCTGCAGCTGCTCATGGACTCCCTGCGCTACTGGGTCACCGAGATGCACGTGGACGGGTTCCGGTTCGACCTCGCCTCCACCCTGGCCCGCGAGTTCTATGACGTGGACAAGCTGTCCACCTTCTTCGAACTTATCCAGCAGGACCCCGTAGTGTCCCAGGTAAAGCTCATCGCAGAGCCCTGGGACGTTGGCCCCGGCGGCTACCAGGTGGGCAACTTCCCGCCCCAGTGGACGGAATGGAACGGCAAGTACCGCGACACCGTCCGCGACTTCTGGCGTGGAGAACCGGCAACCCTGGGCGAATTCGCCTCCAGGATCACCGGCTCCGCCGACCTCTATGAGCACTCCGGCCGCCGCCCGGTCGCCTCGATCAACTTCGTCACGGCCCACGACGGGTTCACACTGTCAGACCTGGTGTCCTACAACGAGAAGCACAACGAGGCCAACGGCGAGAACAACAACGACGGCGAATCCCACAACCGCTCGTGGAACTGCGGCGCCGAGGGCCCCACCGACGATCCCAAGGTCCTCGGGCTCCGCGCCCGGCAGCAACGCAACTTCATCGCCTCGCTGCTGCTCTCGCAGGGCGTGCCCATGCTGCTTCACGGCGACGAACTGGGCCGCACCCAACAGGGAAACAACAACGGCTACTGCCAGGACTCCGAACTGACCTGGATCAACTGGGACACCGTGGACCAGCCGCTGGTTGAATTCACTGCCGCCGTGAACGCGCTCCGGCACAAGCACCCCACGTTCCGCCGCAGCCGCTTCTTCGACGGCAGACCGGTGCTCCGCGGCGAGGGAGAAAGGCTTCCGGACATCGAATGGCTGGACGTTGACGCCTCCACCATGACGCCGGAAGACTGGGACAGCGGCATCGGCCGTTCGGTTGGCGTATTCCTCAACGGCGACGGCATCCGGGGCCGGGACGAGAGAGGCCGGCGGATCACCGACGTCAACTTTGTGATGTACTTCAATGCCGACGACGACGAAGTTAAATTCACGCTGCCATCCGACGAACACGCCCCGGCCTGGGACATCATCATCGACACCGCAGGGCACAATGCCGATACCGAACCGGTGATGGCTGGCGGTGTCTTGGCCGTGGACGCCAAGTCCCTCGTTGTGCTCCGTGCGCACAGCACCCCCGAAGTCGAACCTGACCACTCTGTGGCGGCCTCGCTCGCGGCATTGTCGCAGACCACCACCAGCGACACGGCAACGTTGACCAGCCCGGTGGTCCCGGATAGGGCAGCCTCGGCCAAAGTCATGAAGTCGAAGCCAAAGCCGAAGCCGAAAAAGTCCAAGTCATGA
- the glmS gene encoding glutamine--fructose-6-phosphate transaminase (isomerizing) has product MCGIVGYVGHSSGRVNVGHSALDVVLEGLRRLEYRGYDSAGVAVVADGTISSRKKSGKLSNLLTELEEHPLPDSVTGIGHTRWATHGGPTDQNAHPHLADGGKLALIHNGIIENFAELKLELLESGTTFASETDTEVAAALLGDIFRNKLNGDASNGGLAKAMQLACQRLEGAFTLLAVHADQPDVVVAARRNSPLVVGLGEGENFLGSDVSGFIDYTRRAVELGQDQIVTITADSVEITDFFGAPAQGKEYHVDWDPASAEKGGYPSFMEKEIHDQPDAVANTLLGRSDLDGKLTLDEMRIDPEHLKKINKIIVLACGTSAYSGQVAKYAIEHWCRIATEVELSHEFRYRDPIVDENTLIVSISQSGETMDTLMAVRYAKEQGAKTLSICNTNGSTIPRESDAVLYTHAGPEIAVASTKAFLAQITAAYLLGLYLAQLRGNKFQGEIKDILADLGKVPAKIQRVLDHADEIKELARSMKDAKSVLFLGRHVGFPVAMEGALKLKELAYIHAEGFAAGELKHGPIALIEEGQPVFVVVPSPRGRNSLHAKVVSNIQEVRARGAKTIVIAEEGDEAVKAYAEHVFYIPETPTLLAPLLATVPLQIFALELATAKGYDVDQPRNLAKSVTVE; this is encoded by the coding sequence ATGTGTGGAATCGTAGGATACGTAGGCCATTCGTCGGGCCGGGTAAATGTTGGCCACAGCGCGTTGGACGTTGTCCTTGAGGGACTCCGCCGCCTGGAGTACCGCGGATATGACTCCGCCGGCGTCGCCGTGGTGGCTGACGGAACCATTTCGTCCCGCAAGAAATCCGGAAAACTGAGCAACCTGCTCACGGAACTTGAAGAGCATCCGTTGCCGGACTCCGTCACGGGAATCGGCCACACCCGCTGGGCCACCCATGGCGGTCCCACCGACCAGAACGCGCACCCGCACCTGGCCGACGGCGGCAAGCTCGCCCTGATCCACAACGGCATCATCGAAAACTTCGCCGAGCTCAAGCTGGAACTGCTGGAAAGCGGCACAACGTTCGCTTCCGAAACGGACACCGAGGTGGCCGCCGCGCTCCTGGGCGACATCTTCCGGAACAAACTGAACGGTGACGCCTCCAACGGCGGCCTGGCCAAGGCCATGCAGCTTGCCTGCCAGCGCCTGGAAGGCGCCTTCACCCTCCTGGCCGTGCATGCGGACCAGCCGGACGTCGTCGTCGCTGCCCGGCGCAACTCGCCCCTCGTGGTGGGCCTGGGCGAGGGCGAGAACTTCCTCGGCTCGGACGTCTCCGGCTTCATCGACTACACCCGCCGCGCCGTGGAGCTGGGCCAGGACCAGATCGTCACCATCACCGCAGACTCCGTGGAGATCACGGACTTCTTCGGCGCCCCGGCCCAGGGCAAGGAATACCACGTGGACTGGGATCCGGCGTCGGCCGAGAAGGGCGGCTACCCGTCCTTCATGGAAAAGGAAATCCACGACCAGCCCGACGCCGTCGCCAATACCCTGCTGGGCCGCTCGGACCTCGACGGCAAGCTGACCCTCGATGAAATGCGCATCGACCCGGAGCACCTGAAGAAGATCAACAAGATCATCGTGCTGGCCTGCGGCACCTCCGCGTATTCGGGCCAGGTGGCCAAATACGCCATCGAGCACTGGTGCCGCATTGCCACCGAGGTGGAGCTCTCCCACGAGTTCCGCTACCGGGATCCGATCGTGGACGAGAACACCCTGATTGTGTCCATCTCACAGTCCGGCGAGACCATGGACACCCTGATGGCCGTCCGCTACGCCAAGGAACAGGGCGCCAAGACGCTCTCCATCTGCAACACCAACGGCTCCACCATCCCGCGTGAATCCGACGCCGTGCTGTACACCCACGCCGGGCCCGAGATCGCCGTCGCGTCCACCAAGGCCTTCCTGGCGCAGATCACCGCCGCCTACCTGCTGGGCCTTTACTTGGCACAGCTGCGCGGCAACAAGTTCCAGGGCGAGATCAAGGACATCCTGGCCGACCTCGGCAAGGTCCCGGCGAAAATTCAGCGCGTCCTGGACCACGCGGACGAGATCAAGGAGCTGGCCCGCTCGATGAAGGACGCGAAGTCGGTGCTGTTCCTGGGCCGCCACGTCGGGTTCCCGGTGGCCATGGAAGGCGCGCTCAAGCTCAAGGAACTGGCCTACATCCACGCCGAAGGCTTTGCCGCCGGCGAGCTCAAGCACGGCCCGATCGCCCTGATCGAGGAGGGCCAGCCGGTGTTCGTTGTGGTTCCCTCCCCGCGCGGCCGCAACTCGCTGCACGCCAAGGTGGTCTCCAATATCCAGGAGGTCCGGGCCCGCGGCGCGAAGACGATCGTGATCGCCGAGGAAGGCGACGAAGCGGTCAAGGCCTACGCCGAGCACGTCTTCTACATCCCGGAGACGCCCACGCTCCTGGCGCCCCTGCTGGCCACCGTGCCGCTGCAGATCTTCGCCCTCGAACTTGCCACGGCCAAGGGTTACGACGTGGACCAGCCACGCAACCTGGCCAAGAGCGTGACCGTAGAATAA
- a CDS encoding D-alanyl-D-alanine carboxypeptidase family protein encodes MAASAASALGAGPSRRSVARLLALGAGLTALAACTPDGGTRPPSSSSPSGTSASASPAAVSESAGPETSTAAATEPGTASASAPAPTSAPTPTSPAAGLAKQYSLTDPASPWLVVNKHRPLSPADYVPADLVQPNIALAVSGEAAQLNSTTAAAAEQMFAAAAQDGVSMTLASGYRSYATQVATYNSYVASRGQAEADTASARPGFSEHQTGWAFDIGDGGGACGFQPCFAEQPAAVWAKANANRFGFVVRYPWMLHEITGYYYEPWHLRFIGVEAAADMANRGIATLEEYFGLEAAPGYL; translated from the coding sequence GTGGCGGCTTCAGCGGCTTCAGCTTTGGGGGCCGGGCCGAGCAGGAGGTCTGTTGCGAGGCTGCTGGCCCTCGGTGCCGGGCTGACTGCCCTGGCAGCCTGCACGCCCGACGGCGGGACCCGGCCGCCGTCGTCGTCCTCCCCGTCCGGAACGTCCGCGTCCGCCTCGCCGGCGGCAGTTTCGGAGTCTGCAGGGCCGGAGACGTCCACTGCTGCCGCCACTGAACCGGGGACGGCTTCAGCGTCTGCGCCCGCGCCGACCTCGGCGCCGACGCCCACGTCGCCCGCGGCCGGCTTAGCGAAGCAGTATTCGCTGACGGATCCCGCCAGCCCGTGGCTGGTGGTCAACAAGCACCGACCGCTGTCCCCCGCCGACTACGTCCCGGCCGACCTGGTCCAGCCCAACATCGCGCTGGCGGTTTCCGGCGAAGCGGCCCAGCTGAACAGCACGACGGCGGCCGCCGCGGAACAGATGTTCGCTGCGGCAGCGCAGGACGGCGTGAGCATGACCCTGGCCAGCGGCTACAGGTCGTATGCCACGCAGGTGGCCACGTACAACAGTTACGTTGCGTCCCGGGGCCAGGCTGAGGCGGACACGGCCTCGGCCAGGCCGGGCTTCTCGGAGCACCAGACCGGCTGGGCGTTTGACATCGGCGACGGCGGCGGGGCCTGCGGGTTCCAGCCCTGCTTCGCCGAGCAGCCGGCCGCGGTGTGGGCCAAGGCCAACGCCAACCGTTTCGGCTTCGTGGTGCGGTACCCGTGGATGCTCCACGAGATCACGGGCTACTACTACGAGCCCTGGCACCTGCGGTTCATCGGGGTGGAGGCCGCCGCGGACATGGCCAACCGCGGAATCGCGACGCTGGAAGAGTACTTCGGACTGGAAGCGGCGCCGGGGTACCTTTAG
- the mscL gene encoding large conductance mechanosensitive channel protein MscL, which translates to MLTGFKNFIMKGNVVDLAVAVVMGAAFGAVVTSIVQGLLTPLIGRLFNAKGIEDMQWEGFMYGSVISSIISFLLIAFAIYFVVVLPMNHMIERRNRRLGIDTEVKEEAAEDPQIALLTEIRDSLQSGSRRV; encoded by the coding sequence ATGTTGACCGGATTCAAGAATTTCATCATGAAGGGCAACGTCGTTGACCTTGCCGTCGCTGTGGTCATGGGTGCCGCCTTCGGAGCGGTGGTGACCTCCATCGTTCAAGGCTTGCTGACTCCGCTGATCGGCCGCCTGTTCAATGCCAAGGGCATTGAAGACATGCAGTGGGAAGGGTTTATGTATGGCTCGGTGATCTCGTCCATCATTTCGTTCCTGCTCATTGCATTTGCCATCTATTTTGTGGTGGTTCTGCCTATGAACCACATGATCGAACGCCGCAACCGTCGCCTTGGCATCGATACCGAGGTCAAGGAAGAGGCCGCCGAAGACCCCCAGATTGCACTTCTCACGGAGATCCGCGACTCGCTCCAGAGCGGCAGTCGCCGGGTGTAG
- the coaA gene encoding type I pantothenate kinase, producing MSNVTLQRNEANGEGVSPFVELDRQTWSRLAAQMEQPLNEEDVVRLRGLGDPLDMKEIREVYLPLSRLLHLYVEAAGQLHAATTTFLGEQTQRTPFVIGVAGSVAVGKSTIARVLREMLRRWPGTPNVELITTDGFLYPLAELNRRHLLERKGFPESYDRRSLLRFVSEIKGGAEEVRAPWYSHVTYDIVPGKEVVVRRPDVLIVEGLNVLAPARPRHDGKQGLALSDFFDFSIYVDAKTSYIEEWYVDRFRKLRTTAFAQPESYFHRYATLSDDEAETTARDIWKRINEPNLEENVLPTRGRAQLVLTKEADHSIRRMLLRKV from the coding sequence ATCTCTAACGTGACTTTGCAACGCAATGAAGCGAACGGAGAGGGTGTCTCCCCGTTCGTGGAGCTGGACAGGCAGACCTGGTCCCGGCTCGCAGCCCAGATGGAACAGCCTCTGAACGAAGAGGACGTGGTCCGTCTCCGAGGGCTCGGTGATCCGCTGGACATGAAGGAAATCCGCGAAGTCTATCTGCCCCTCTCCCGGCTGCTTCATCTCTATGTGGAGGCCGCGGGCCAGCTGCACGCCGCCACCACAACGTTCCTTGGGGAACAGACCCAGCGCACGCCCTTCGTGATCGGCGTTGCAGGTTCGGTGGCCGTAGGAAAGTCGACCATCGCCCGTGTGCTGCGCGAGATGCTCCGGCGCTGGCCCGGCACCCCGAACGTGGAGCTCATCACCACCGACGGGTTCCTGTATCCCCTGGCCGAACTCAATCGCCGGCACCTCCTGGAGCGCAAGGGTTTCCCGGAGTCCTATGACCGCCGCTCGCTCCTCCGGTTCGTGAGTGAGATCAAGGGCGGGGCCGAGGAAGTCCGGGCGCCCTGGTATTCCCACGTCACGTACGACATCGTCCCCGGCAAGGAAGTGGTGGTCCGCCGGCCCGACGTTCTGATCGTGGAGGGCCTGAACGTCCTGGCACCCGCCCGTCCCCGGCACGACGGCAAGCAGGGGCTGGCCCTGAGCGACTTCTTCGACTTCTCCATTTATGTGGACGCCAAAACCTCCTACATCGAGGAATGGTACGTGGACCGGTTCCGCAAGCTGCGCACCACCGCCTTCGCCCAGCCGGAGTCCTACTTCCACAGATACGCGACGCTGTCCGACGATGAAGCCGAAACCACCGCGCGCGACATCTGGAAGCGCATCAACGAGCCGAACCTGGAAGAAAACGTCCTCCCCACGCGGGGCCGGGCCCAGCTGGTGCTCACCAAGGAAGCGGACCACTCCATCCGCCGCATGCTGCTGCGGAAGGTCTAG